The genomic stretch ATAAAATTCATCTTGATAACCGGTTTGGTGTGCGATTTCTTTCAATTTGCAGTTTGATTTTGCCATGAGCCGTTTTGCCTTTGTGATTCGTGTTTTCGTAATAAATTCTGTTACGCTCTGTCCTGTCCATTTTTTAAAGCTTTCACTGTAGTGTTTGGCACTGATTCCTGCCATTTGCGACAGCTGGGCAAGCGTGATTTTTGTATCGGCATGGGTTTCGATATAGTGTTTTGTTTTTTCGATTGCTGAATGTGTATCCGTTTGATCAGATAAACTGGCAGTAAAAAGATCATAAATCAGGCTTTGTACTTCAATCACACATTTTAGCTGAGAAAGCTGAGACGATTCATTCCATAGTGCGGCAAGCTCTTGAAGCCGGACTGCAAGATTTTCGATATGTGAAACATTCATAAGCTTCAGTTTGGCTAATTCCGATTCTGTGCACGGTGTGAAAATATCTTGCCCGGTTTCCTTGATATAGCTTAGAAGCCTGATTATACAGGCATCTATATGTCCATCGGCTGCTGGCGTAAAGCCAAAGGTCTCGTTAGGCGGACAAACATAAAGTGTCTTTTTTTGCAGAGGATTGGTGTTTGTTCCGATCGAAATATAGCCGTTTCCTTTTAAATGAAAAATCAGCACGAATGAATCGGCTAATTGCTGTTCTGAGAAGAGATCACTTGTCTTTTTTAGATATTCAATTTGTACTGGTTGATAAATCACTGCATTTTGCACGAGTAGACCACCTTTTCAGAAGCTTTCAATTGATAATCATTTTCAATAAAAATTGTACCAAATAAATGAAAGTTTTCCTATATAAAGCGGGTGGGTTTTTAGCATGAAAAAAACCCTTACTTATGTGTAAAAGTAAGGGTCTTTCGTTCAATAAGAATATGTTACACGTGTAACATACGATGCTTATGTTCTAATAAATGAGATACTTTTTTCTTGTTTTGCTGAATTGTTGGAGTGTTTTTTCATAGCTGTTTATGATGTTCTCAACCGAAGTTCCATTTTCAATTTTTGTCCTGATCCAGCCGTTGCCTGCCAGTTTATCGAATGAACCTGTTGACAGGAACTCAAAATCCTCAGGATAGAGATCGTGTATGGTTTTAATGACTGAAAGACCCGTTTTAACGGCTTCAAACTTATCTCTGTCTGTCACATAGAGCTGCACACCGTGGCAAAGCGTTCCTTGATGTTTAGAAAACGTCGGTGTGAAGGATGCTGCCCTAAATGTAACGCCCGGCAAATGGAGGCTGTTTAATGTTTCTTCAAGTTCTGTGCTTTTGATAAAGGGAGCTCCGATCAATTCGAATGGCTTTGTTGTCCCTCGCCCTTCGGATATATTTGTTCCTTCAATCAGCCCGGTTGCAGGATAAACAAATGTGCTTTCCACCGTCGGCATGTTAGGCGAAGGGAGGACGAAAGGCAATCGGGTATCGTCAAAATCCATTTTTCGTTTCCAGTGTTTCATTTTTACCACTGTAAGATCGGCATCAATACTAAATTCTTTGTTGAACAGTGAAGCCAATTCGCCTATCGTCATCCCATGCTTCAATGGAATGGGATACAATCCGACAAATGAGGCGTATTCAGGTTCTAAGATTGGTCCTTCAATATGATTCCCGCCTTGAGGATTCGGACGGTCCAGCACCATAAATGGAATGCCGTTTTCTTTAGCGGCTTCCATTGCGTATGCCATTGTATAAATGTACGTGTAGAAACGGGTCCCGACATCCTGAATGTCAAACATTAGAATATCGACATTTTTAAGCATTTCTGGAGTCGGTTTTTTCGTTTTTCCGTAGAGGCTGTATACGGGAACCCCGGTTTTTTCGTCAATGTAAGAGCCTACTTCGTCTCCAGCCTGGGCGTCACCGCGGACGCCGTGTTCAGGGCCGAATAAAGCTGTCAGTTTGATATCCGGGTTCTCGTAAAGGATATCGACACTGCTTTTTAGAGATGTGTTTACTCCGGCTGGATTGGTGATCAGTCCGATGCGTTTTCCCTTGAGCTGTTTTTTATAGTCTGGCAAGAGCGTGTCTATCCCAGTCTGGACTTTAGGTTTTTTAGCTGTTTGATTCTTTGAATCGGGTGAAGCAGAGGCAGCGGTTATCGTTCCGAACATCATGAGCCCTGTCAGAAAAGCGAATATTGTTTTTCTCATGTGTCCCTCCTTATTAAAGCGGTCTTCCCGTTTTGATATTTAATCCGTAGCCAAGTGGGTAAAGGGTGTTCCCTGGTTTCGTGACTGACGGAATGTCAACTGGAAGTGTGCCTTTAGGTTTTGCCTGGCCGAATATCGCCATCACTCCGGCCGGAATATTAGGTTGAAGATAACGGCCATTTGCGTATCCTTTAAAGCCATAGACTGCAATCAGTGCTTTTGCTTCTTCGAAATTGGCTGCGTCATAGGGGTTGCGCAGGCTCATTAAGACAAATGGTTTGTTGTGCTGCAGTGCGGCTTTCATGACAGCTCTCGGAAACACGGTGGCCCATTTGCTTGAATCTGATATTGTGTCGTCGATGACACCGTCGTTGACGACAGGGTCATTTTTGACGACATAGGAGCCGGTAATGATATAATCAGCCTCTTTTACTTGTTTTTCATGCTCGGTCTTAAATACTTGGCTGGCAAAGTTCATTTTGCTGAGGGATACGGGTTTGATTTTCTTTCGCTTGATGAGATCGTGAATGGTTTGTTCGATTGAAGCAGTTTGTTCTTCGTAAGGTGCCACAATTAAGATTCGGCTGCCTTTTTTAGGCTTGAACGGCAAAGTGTGCTGTTCATTTTTTAATACAGTTACTGCTTTTTCAGCTAATTTTTTCTCTGCTTTCAGGTGCTGCTTGCTTCCTACGATTTTTTTGGCTTTGGCTATTTTTTCTTTTGTACTGTCGCTGTTTCGCGCTGGATACATGCCGCGTTTTATTTTCAGGGAAATGATTCTTTCAACTGAATTGTTGATTTGTTGTTCAGGAATATCCCCGTTTTTCACGGCTTCTTTCAAAGCTTGAATAACACGTGCGAATTTCTGTTCTTCTTTCAATGAAGTGACTGAGGCTGGCATTAATGCAATATCGACACCAGCTTTTACGGCCATGACCACAGCCTCTTCCTGTCCGAAATGATCTGCGATTGCCTTCATATTGAGCGCATCGGTAACGATGACCCCATTAAAGCCCATTTCCTGACGAAGAAGACCTGTCATCACTTTTTTTGAAAGTGTAGCTGGAACCAGAATGTCCGATCCATCGAGTTTGCTTTTGTAAGTGGTGTCATCAAAGGCGGGAAACTGAACATGGGCTGTCATCACCATATCAGCACCAGCATCAATTGCTTTTTGAAAAGGATAAAGCTCGACCTCACGAAGCCGTTCTTGGCCATGGGAAACGAGCGGCAGTCCATAATGGCTGTCAACGTCCGTGTCTCCATGTCCCGGGAAATGTTTGAGGGCAGACGCGATATCCTGCCGCTGCAACCCTTTCATCGTATATAAACCGAGGCGTGATGTCAGTTCTCGATTGGAGCTGAATGACCGTACGCCGATTACAGGATTATCAGGATTATTGTTAATGTCCACGACAGGGCTGAAATCTGTATTGATGCCTAAGGCAGAGAGCTCTTTTCCGATGATGCTGCCGGTCTGATACGCATTGATTCTGCTTCTGGCTGCGCCCAGCGCCATATTCCCTGGGAAATTAGTGCCCTCCCCTAACCTCGTTACAATGCCGCCTTCCTGATCAATACTCAGCATGAGCGGGATTTTTGGACTTGCCTTTTGGTAATCGTCTGTCAGTTGGACAGTTTGTTTTGTTGTTTTTACATTTTCTGCAAAAAGGATGATGCCTCCGAATTGATATTTCTTGACGAGGCTGGCGACTTCATCATTCATTTTTGTAAGGGCTTGCGGAGAGGACTCGCCTTCCTTTTGCCAATTTCTAAAATCAGGCATCAGCATCTGGCCGAGTTTTTCATCTAACGACATACGATTGACAATCTGATTGGCATCGATTGCACGTTTGGATGCAGAGGCTTCTGTCTGTCTGGCCCCGAAAAAGCATGAAAGAAAGAGAACGGCTGAAAGGATAAGCGGAAAGACAGGTCTCATAGAAACTTCCTCCTATCGTCTAATCATTCACTCCATCGCTTCATAAATCGCGGTTATGACACTTCCATAACTGCCTGTTGGAAATTGGTCACCTTCAAAGACGTTCGGATTTTCTTCCGGATCAATAACTGGTGTATGCTTTTTATTTGTTAACAATGCGATGCCTAAATTGTATGCTGGATCAATAATTGTAACTGTCCCCGTCCAGCCGGTATGCCCGTAAGCATTTTCGCTGGCATGAGGGCCAAACATCCATTCCATGCTTTTACTTCCGTTCCGCCTCCAGCCAAGAGCGAATGTCGGATCTGTTGCTGAAGGTGCTGTAAACAGGTCGGCTGTTTTCTGATCAAATAAAGAAATGTTTCGGTATGAACCTTTGTTTAACATGACTTGCAGCAGTATGGCCATATCATCTGCATTTGAGAACAATCCGGCATGCCCAGACACGCCGTCCATTGAGTAAAACGCTTTTTCGTCATGCACCTCTCCTTGCAGCGTGTTTGTGCGGATGTTAGGGAATTGAATAACGCCGTCACGTGTATTGCCCATGCGTTCAGTAGCTGCGAACTGTTTCGGTTTAAAGCCCTTTTGCAGCGGATTGTACAAGGTATGCTTCAGCCTGAGCGGTTTGTAGAGCTCTTGCTCCGTGTAGACATCAAGCGGTTTGCCGGTGAGTTTTTCGACAATACATCCGAGTAGCATATATCCAATGTCACTGTATACGTGTTTTGTCCCGGTTTGATAATCGAGCGGAATTTTCGTCAAATATTCAATCGTTTTGTCCCGTTCTTGGGAATAGTACTTGCCGGCTTTTTCCGGCGTGTAAAAGTAAAAGCTTGATGGGAGCCCTGATTGGTGCTGGAGGACATCAATGACACGTATCTTGTCTTTTCCTTTTATGAGGTCACCCGGCTGATCCTTGAAACCCGGCAAATATGCAGAAACTTTTTCATAGACGTCAAGTTTTCCTTGGCTGACTAAGCGCTGCAATGCAAAATTTGTTGCGTACATTTTTGTATTTGAGGCTAAGTCAAACATCGTGCGGGTTTTCATTTTGGCCGGACGGCGCAGCAGTTCTGATCCTTCGTACTTTTTACTGTAGCCGTATGCTGCTTTTTTTATGATGCGTCCATCCTTCACCACCACAAGAACGGCGCCTGGAAATCCTGCTGCAATATCCCGTTCTATCATCTGATCTACCTTCCTTAGCTTCTTCGTCGAGAATTGTGCAGTTTCTGCATTTATGATTTTCGGCTCAATCAAGTTGCCTGCTGTTTGTGCGAAGGTTTCATTTGGCGCAAATATCGATAGGGTTAAAATGGCACTGAATATGAACAGTGTCTTTGTTTTCACAGGCTAGCCCCTTTCTGTGCTTCTATCCCGTTTACTATCCCTAAAACAGAAACAATTTAATCGAACTGAGAAGCCATTTCATCTTTATATCCGAATGCATAGGTCAATAAAAAACCGGCCGCGTAGGAAATAAAGAGCCCAACGATATACAGGATGATTTGCGAAGGCAGGACTAGAAAAGATAGCGGCAGTCCGGAGACACCAATCGCAATGGTGGCTACTTGAAAATAAGCTTGAAAGGCGCCGCCGATTCCAGCTCCTAAACATGCTGTTAAAAACGGACGGCCAAGCGGCAGCGTGACTCCGAAAATAAGCGGTTCACCAATGCCGAGCAGTCCCGATGGAAGCCCGCCGGCGATTGCTTTCCTCAGTGTTGTTTTTTTCGTCTTCACGAAAACGGCAAAGGCCGCGCCTACCTGTCCTGCACCTCCCATAGCCAAAATAGGGAGCAGAGGATCATTGCCAATTGAATTGATCAGTTCCATGTGCACAGGCGTCAAGCCTTGATGCAGTCCGGTTACGACGAGAGGAAGGAAGGTTGCGCCCAGAATAAAGCCCGCAGCGATGCCGCCGATGTCCAGGATGGACAGTAGGCCGGATGTAATAGCATCAGAAATGAATCCGCCTAAAGGCATAAATACGACATACGTTACGATTCCGGTGATTAACAGTGAAACGGTGGGTGTGACAATGATATCAAGTGATTGAGGAATAAAACGGCGAATAAATTGTTCGGTGTAAGCAATGAATATGGCTGCGAAAAGGACGCCGATCAGACCTCCCCTGCCCGGGAGAAGCTCTTCTCCAAATAAACTGATTTTTGCGATCTCCGGATTGATAATCAAGATCCCGGCCAAAGCCCCAAGTGCGGGTGTCCCGCCAAATTCTTTCGAAGCGTTAATACCGACGAGAATGCCGAGATAAGTGAACAGCCCTGATCCGATGACTGTCAGGATAATCGCAATTTGTGAGTCTGCAGAGAGCCAGCCTGCTTGAATAATTGCTTTGGTAATCCCAGTAATTAAACCGGAAGCGACTAGAGCGGGAATAAGAGGGATAAAAATGCTGGCAATTTTACGTAAGAAAAGTTTAAAAGGAGTGGCATTTTTCCGATTGATATCGGCTTTCTTTTTGGCCGCTGCTTCTTTGACATCGGCACCTTCTTCTGCTGACACGAGCTTTGAGAAAGCAGCTGTAACATGATTGACAACTCCTGTGCCGAGGATAATTTGTAAGGTTTCAGCTTCAACGACCCCCAATACGCCGTCAAGCTTTCTTAAAGCCTGAGCATCCGCTTTGCTTTCATCGTAAGGCGTAATGCGCAGGCGTGTCATGCAATGCGTATATGAAGAAATATTGGATTTTCCTCCGCATAGCTCAAGGATTTTCTGTGCGAGATGATGGTAGTTATTTTCTTTGCTCATTAAAACCCCTCCCCTTCAAGATGCCTTATTTTATTCTCATAGATTGTATGGCTGCTCTCGTTTTATCTATATAACCGGTTGTCGTTTCATACTGCTCAGCCGCCATGCCTAAAAACAAAACATCAATTATAAAAAGCTGGGCGAGGCGGGAAGAAGTGGCTGCACTTCGAATCAAGGCTTCATTGGAATGGGCTGTATACAAAGGGACATCAGCCAGTGCGGAGACGGATGTCTGACTGAATTGTGTGAGGCTGATCGTTGTGATGCCTTTTTCCTTAGCCATGGCGAACAGTTCAACGATTTCCTGTGTCTCTCCTGAAAACGAAATGGCGAATACGATGTCGTCTTTATCTGCATTTGCGATTAAAGATGCCACAAGATGAGTGTCTGTAAACGCGGTTGCTTGTTTATGAATGCGAAGCCACTTTTGCTGGGCGTCCTTGGCGACAATGCCGGAAGCCCCGAGGCCGATAAAATGCACGGTATGAGCTTTGAGAAGCAGAGAAACCGCTCGTTCAAGCTCTTTGTAGTCCATCAGGTCTGAAGTATCCTGAATGGCTTGAATGGCATTGCCGGCCGTTTTTTCGGAAATGGAGGGCAGCGGCTCGTGGGGAACAATATCCCGGTAGCCCTGAAACGTAGGCTTTGCCAGATCGCCTGCTACTCTCATTTTTAAATCTTGAAATCCTTTTAAACCGAGTGATTTGCAGAGCCTGATGACGGCAGCGTCACTTGAATTGGCTAAGGCGCTGATTTCGTTGACCGTGCTTTCGATTGCTTTGTGGGGATGGGCTAGGATATAATCTGCAAGTTTGCGCTCGGATGGAGGGAGCTTATGCTTCATTGATTGGATGATCGCTAAACCGCCTGTGGCCATTCTAGTTCTCTCCTTATCATGGATGGTAATGTTCGATTGCTTTGTCAATGAAACCGTTTGCTTCATCGAGTAATGTCTGTGCTTGTTTCTGATCTGTGCTTGTTTTGAGCATGACGATTGCTGTTTTGACGTGATGATCGGCTTGTTCCAGAGTGTATCTGGCTGTGTCGTATGAAGCGTTTGTAAGGCTTTGGATGATGCTGATGGCGCGTTCTTTTAGTTTTTTGTTGCTGACGTTGACGTCTACCATCAAGTTTTCGTAAACCTTGCCGATTTTGACCATTACAGCGGTAGATATCATGTTTAGAATCATTTTATGAGCGGTTGCGGCTTTCATACGTGTTGATCCTGTAATGGCCTCAGGTCCGACGACAACCTCAATGCTGTGATCCGCATCCTTGCTGATGGCGGAATTTTCATTGCAAGTAAGGGCGATGGTGTGTGCTCCGACTTTACGGGCGTATCTTAGGGCGCCTGCGGCGTAGGGTGTGCGGCCGCTTGCTGCGATGGCAATGACGGTGTCATTTGAAGTGAGCTGTATGTTTCTTAAATCTTCAGCTCCTGCTTCTTCACTGTCTTCAATGCCCTCTGCTGCCTGTAAAAAGGCTTCGGGGCCTCCAGCCATGATTCCGATGACCTGATCTGGGCTTACGCTGTAGGTGGGAGGACATTCAACAGCATCCATGACGCCGAGTCTGCCGCTTGTGCCGGCGCCTGTATATATGAGCCGGCCTCCATTTTGAAACGATTCATATGCGCAGTCTACAGCTGTTTTGATGTCGGGGAGAACCTCCTGAACGGCTGCAGCGACTTTCATATCTTCGTTGTTGATCATTTTAAGGATGCCGAGAGTGTTTGCTTTGTGGATTTCAACTGTTTGACTATTGCGTGATTCCGTTGTAAGACGGTGAAGGTTTAATGGTTCTGACATGAGGATGCCCCCTGTTTTAAAATGATATATCTCAATATTCAGTATATTCATTTCTGTTATGATATTTCAACTATGTTTTTAAATTTTTGAAATTTTATTTCACTTAAGACTATAAGAAATGATGAAGGATCAACTGTTCTCCAAGCGGCCCGATTCTTCGCCGTCCTTTATCAAGGAACCCGCTTTTCATATAAAGGTGTTTTGCGCGTATGTTCAGATGATTGACGGCCAAGATGATTTCGTCGCACCATGGAAAATATCCGCTCACAAAAGCGGGAAGCAAAAGCATGGCTTTTTTCGCATAGCCTTTTCCGTGATGCACAGCGGTTAAAGACAGGGAGCTGAGCAGTAAAGCAAATGGATTGTTAGAATAGGAAGCAAGCGTTTCTTTTGATGCATGTAAAATGAAAAAACCGACTGGAAGGTCGTCTTTTAAGATGACAACCGGGTATCGGTCCTGTATGCCCAGAGCCTGAGACAGCACCTCTTTCGGGAGGGAGGTAAAGCGTTTGTCATCGTTGGTGAGCGTGAATGATTGGAGCTCGGGCAAGTGTTCAGGCTTATAGAAGGATAAAGAAATGTCTTGAGTCATGGGGTGGCCTCCTTACAATATGTCGTTAAGCTCGTTTTCCGAAATGACGCGGTAGCCCGCTTGTTTTAACAGTGCGGCGGTTACTCCGCTGCCGGTGATTTTTTTGCCAGAGAATGTGCCGTTATAGATAAAACCGCTTCCGCAAGATGGACTGTTTTCTTTTAATATGACGGCAGAAGCGTTGATTTCTTTTGCGTAAGCCAATGTTTTCGCGGCGCCTTCCATATATAGTTCTGTGACGTCTTCTCCTGAAGCTGTCACGATTTTCGCTGTTCCATTGAGGACATCCTCGCCAGTGCCTCCTATGATTTCTGCGGGTTCGCGTGGGGTAGAGAAGCCGCCGAGAAGTTCAGGGCAAGCCATGACTGCTTTCTTTTCATCGACTAGTTTTCTGATTTTCTCCGACGCTGCGTGAGAGCCGTTATATCTGCATTCAATGCCTCCAAGGCAAGAACTGACTAGAATCATATTGGTTTCTCCTCTCTTGCTTTGCTTGTCTCTATCATAAAATAAATGGCTTTAGTTGGGAGGCTTTTTCAGTTAAAAAAGGAGTTAAAAAGTTTGAAAATAAAAAATTTAATTTTCCTCTTTACAAACAGGGGGTGACCTGTATATAATAACTTTTGTCAGCTCGACGAGAACACAACGGCCCGTTGGTCAAGCGGTTAAGACACCGCCCTTTCACGGCGGTAACACGGGTTCGAATCCCGTACGGGTCACCATTTGGAGGATTAGCTCAGCTGGGAGAGCATCTGCCTTACAAGCAGAGGGTCGGCGGTTCGAGCCCGTCATCCTCCACCATCTTGCCGGTGTAGCTCAATTGGTAGAGCAACTGACTTGTAATCAGTAGGTTGGGGGTTCAAGTCCTCTTGCCGGCACTGTTTTTTCAAAATTTTATGTGGAGGGGTAGCGAAGTGGCTAAACGCGGCGGACTGTAAATCCGCTCCCTCAGGGTTCGGCAGTTCGAATCTGCCCCCCTCCACCATTATTGGGCTATAGCCAAGCGGTAAGGCAACGGACTTTGACTCCGTCATGCGTTGGTTCGAATCCAGCTAGCCCAGTCACAGACACCTTTGATCAAAAGGTGTCTTTTTTCTTTTCGGAAAAATCATTCCAACTTCTAACTGTTCAGTCTGTATAATAATTTTAAAAATATGTTAAGGTAGTTTATTCACGAATTACCATCTACACCCTGCCAAAAATTTGATAAACTTATTTTATAAAAAAATTGAAACCTTTTGAAACGAAGCTCGTATACATACAGACCGGTGAAGGCAGAGGTTAGATAAATATGGAAATGATGATTAAAAAAAGAATTAAACAAGTCAAAAAAGGCGACCAGGATGCATTTGCGGACATCGTAGATATTTACAAAGATAAAATTTATCAGCTTTGCTACCGTATGCTTGGCAATGTGCATGAGGCGGAGGATATTGCACAGGAAGCTTTCATCAGAGCGTACGTTAATATCGACAGTTTTGATATTAACCGGAAATTTTCAACTTGGCTTTATCGAATCGCGACCAATTTGACCATTGACCGCATTCGCAAAAAGAAGCCGGATTATTACCTCGACGCAGAGGTGGCTGGTACGGAAGGCTTGACCATGTATTCTCAAATCGTCGCAGATGGTGTTTTGCCTGAAGATGCAGTTGTATCGCTGGAGCTCTCAAACACGATACAGCAGAAAATTTTAAAGCTTCCTGACAAATACAGAACAGTCATCGTATTAAAGTATATTGACGAACTCTCATTAATTGAAATCGGGGAGATTCTAAACATTCCTGTGGGGACTGTGAAAACGCGGATTCACAGAGGCAGAGAGGCTCTTAGAAAACAATTAAGGGATCTTTAAGTGGGGTGATGAAATGAGCTGTCCTGAACAAATTGTGCAGCTTATGCATATGCATCTTGATGGAGATATCCTTCCAAAAGATGAACACGTATTAAATGAACATCTGGAGACATGCGAGAAATGCAGAAAGCATTTTTACGAGATGGAGAAATCCATAGCGCTCGTACGGAGCACATCGCATGTCGAAGCCCCCGCGGATTTTACCGCTAATGTCATGGCAAAATTGCCTAAGGAGAAGAAAAGAGCTTCTGTAAAAAGATGGTTCAGAACCCATCCCGTTATCGCAGCTGCTGCGGTATTCATCATTTTGATGGGCGGGGGTTTTTTTAACAGCTGGCATAATGACCACAATTTCAGCGTGTCCAAGCAGCCGAATCTTGTGGTTCATAACCATACTGTGACCGTGCCAGAAGGTGAGACGGTCAAAGGTGATGTCACTGTCAAAAACGGCAAGCTGATTATTAAAGGCAAAATAGACGGGGATGTAACCGTCGTAAACGGCGAAAAGTATATGGCCTCTGCTGGACAAGTCACCGGTCAGATTGAAGAAATCAATCAGTTATTCGACTGGACATGGTACAAGATGAAGTCTGCGGGGAAAAGTGTACTCGATGCATTCAATCCGAACGGAGAAGAGTAAAGCGCGTTAGCCGCTTTGCTCTTTTTTTGCGGGCTGAGAGGGCTGGCACATTTCACTTGCTAAATCGAAATGTGGTATAATGGGCTCGCTATGTAAAGTACATATGCGTAACACGTAAAACACAAAATACGAAATGACTGAAATCTTGGAGGACGAGGAAATGGCTTTTGAGGATATCCCTTTTTTGCAGTACCTCGGCAATGCCGTTGATATTCTCCTTGTTTGGTATGTGATATATAAATTGATTATGGTGATACGCGGCACGAAAGCGGTTCAGCTGTTAAAAGGAATTGTAGTCATCGTGCTTGTTCGTATGGCCAGCCAATATTTGGGCCTCAGCACACTTCAATGGCTGATGGACCAAGCGATAACATGGGGATTTTTAGCAATTATTATTATTTTTCAGCCTGAGCTGAGAAGAGCGCTTGAACAGCTAGGCCGCGGCCGCTTTTTTTCGAGGAGCGGCACGCCTGTTGAAGAAGCGCAGCAGAAAACGATTGAGGCCATTACAAAAGCAATCAATTATATGGCGA from Bacillus subtilis subsp. subtilis str. 168 encodes the following:
- the murP gene encoding N-acetylmuramic acid PTS permease-MurP subunit (Evidence 2a: Function from experimental evidences in other organisms; PubMedId: 15060041, 15849754, 16850406, 10627040, 20400549, 22960854; Product type t : transporter), whose translation is MSKENNYHHLAQKILELCGGKSNISSYTHCMTRLRITPYDESKADAQALRKLDGVLGVVEAETLQIILGTGVVNHVTAAFSKLVSAEEGADVKEAAAKKKADINRKNATPFKLFLRKIASIFIPLIPALVASGLITGITKAIIQAGWLSADSQIAIILTVIGSGLFTYLGILVGINASKEFGGTPALGALAGILIINPEIAKISLFGEELLPGRGGLIGVLFAAIFIAYTEQFIRRFIPQSLDIIVTPTVSLLITGIVTYVVFMPLGGFISDAITSGLLSILDIGGIAAGFILGATFLPLVVTGLHQGLTPVHMELINSIGNDPLLPILAMGGAGQVGAAFAVFVKTKKTTLRKAIAGGLPSGLLGIGEPLIFGVTLPLGRPFLTACLGAGIGGAFQAYFQVATIAIGVSGLPLSFLVLPSQIILYIVGLFISYAAGFLLTYAFGYKDEMASQFD
- the nagZ gene encoding N-acetylglucosaminidase lipoprotein (Evidence 1a: Function from experimental evidences in the studied strain; PubMedId: 8063094, 20400549, 20826810, 23177201, 26963691; Product type e: enzyme); this translates as MRPVFPLILSAVLFLSCFFGARQTEASASKRAIDANQIVNRMSLDEKLGQMLMPDFRNWQKEGESSPQALTKMNDEVASLVKKYQFGGIILFAENVKTTKQTVQLTDDYQKASPKIPLMLSIDQEGGIVTRLGEGTNFPGNMALGAARSRINAYQTGSIIGKELSALGINTDFSPVVDINNNPDNPVIGVRSFSSNRELTSRLGLYTMKGLQRQDIASALKHFPGHGDTDVDSHYGLPLVSHGQERLREVELYPFQKAIDAGADMVMTAHVQFPAFDDTTYKSKLDGSDILVPATLSKKVMTGLLRQEMGFNGVIVTDALNMKAIADHFGQEEAVVMAVKAGVDIALMPASVTSLKEEQKFARVIQALKEAVKNGDIPEQQINNSVERIISLKIKRGMYPARNSDSTKEKIAKAKKIVGSKQHLKAEKKLAEKAVTVLKNEQHTLPFKPKKGSRILIVAPYEEQTASIEQTIHDLIKRKKIKPVSLSKMNFASQVFKTEHEKQVKEADYIITGSYVVKNDPVVNDGVIDDTISDSSKWATVFPRAVMKAALQHNKPFVLMSLRNPYDAANFEEAKALIAVYGFKGYANGRYLQPNIPAGVMAIFGQAKPKGTLPVDIPSVTKPGNTLYPLGYGLNIKTGRPL
- the ybbC gene encoding hypothetical protein (Evidence 4: Unknown function but conserved in other organisms) encodes the protein MRKTIFAFLTGLMMFGTITAASASPDSKNQTAKKPKVQTGIDTLLPDYKKQLKGKRIGLITNPAGVNTSLKSSVDILYENPDIKLTALFGPEHGVRGDAQAGDEVGSYIDEKTGVPVYSLYGKTKKPTPEMLKNVDILMFDIQDVGTRFYTYIYTMAYAMEAAKENGIPFMVLDRPNPQGGNHIEGPILEPEYASFVGLYPIPLKHGMTIGELASLFNKEFSIDADLTVVKMKHWKRKMDFDDTRLPFVLPSPNMPTVESTFVYPATGLIEGTNISEGRGTTKPFELIGAPFIKSTELEETLNSLHLPGVTFRAASFTPTFSKHQGTLCHGVQLYVTDRDKFEAVKTGLSVIKTIHDLYPEDFEFLSTGSFDKLAGNGWIRTKIENGTSVENIINSYEKTLQQFSKTRKKYLIY
- the murR gene encoding transcriptional regulator MurR-N-acetylmuramic acid (Evidence 2a: Function from experimental evidences in other organisms; PubMedId: 20400549; Product type r : regulator), which codes for MATGGLAIIQSMKHKLPPSERKLADYILAHPHKAIESTVNEISALANSSDAAVIRLCKSLGLKGFQDLKMRVAGDLAKPTFQGYRDIVPHEPLPSISEKTAGNAIQAIQDTSDLMDYKELERAVSLLLKAHTVHFIGLGASGIVAKDAQQKWLRIHKQATAFTDTHLVASLIANADKDDIVFAISFSGETQEIVELFAMAKEKGITTISLTQFSQTSVSALADVPLYTAHSNEALIRSAATSSRLAQLFIIDVLFLGMAAEQYETTTGYIDKTRAAIQSMRIK
- the amiE gene encoding amidase hydrolyzing N-acetylmuramyl-L-Ala bond of MurNAc peptides (Evidence 1a: Function from experimental evidences in the studied strain; PubMedId: 16452451, 20400549; Product type e: enzyme), whose protein sequence is MKTKTLFIFSAILTLSIFAPNETFAQTAGNLIEPKIINAETAQFSTKKLRKVDQMIERDIAAGFPGAVLVVVKDGRIIKKAAYGYSKKYEGSELLRRPAKMKTRTMFDLASNTKMYATNFALQRLVSQGKLDVYEKVSAYLPGFKDQPGDLIKGKDKIRVIDVLQHQSGLPSSFYFYTPEKAGKYYSQERDKTIEYLTKIPLDYQTGTKHVYSDIGYMLLGCIVEKLTGKPLDVYTEQELYKPLRLKHTLYNPLQKGFKPKQFAATERMGNTRDGVIQFPNIRTNTLQGEVHDEKAFYSMDGVSGHAGLFSNADDMAILLQVMLNKGSYRNISLFDQKTADLFTAPSATDPTFALGWRRNGSKSMEWMFGPHASENAYGHTGWTGTVTIIDPAYNLGIALLTNKKHTPVIDPEENPNVFEGDQFPTGSYGSVITAIYEAME